The Patescibacteria group bacterium genome includes a region encoding these proteins:
- a CDS encoding TIM barrel protein has product MTNNNADTIHLAVSNIAWDKSVNDQIYSLLTQLDVSYLEICPTRIWDKPESVSRADIESYLRTLQRNNLRPVAMQSLLYNYPDLRIFQNKDDYNFALRYIKHLISIGAQLGIRAIVFGSPRHRALNPNLNQDTNDLVAAFFVNIGGFAHKHNMSFCIEPIPRQQENDIFTTSSEVIEFLNHVHQPGLAINLDTGTMISNQEDPQTVVANAVGMIGHVHFSSPGLGRVQVDNAIYQEVVTLTMNKSYAGYYSVEMVPKPDNLSDDLTESINAAKHWYAQASKHQEP; this is encoded by the coding sequence ATGACTAACAATAATGCTGACACAATTCACTTGGCAGTATCCAATATTGCTTGGGATAAATCAGTTAATGATCAAATTTACTCATTGCTCACCCAATTGGATGTTTCTTATTTGGAAATCTGTCCAACGCGCATATGGGATAAACCCGAGAGTGTAAGCAGAGCAGACATTGAAAGCTATTTAAGAACGCTACAACGGAATAATTTACGGCCAGTAGCAATGCAATCGCTTCTATATAACTATCCTGATCTCAGGATATTTCAAAATAAAGATGACTATAACTTCGCGCTCCGATATATCAAACATCTTATATCAATCGGCGCACAACTGGGCATACGGGCTATTGTGTTTGGGTCTCCACGCCACCGCGCATTAAATCCCAACTTAAATCAAGATACAAATGACTTGGTTGCAGCATTCTTCGTTAATATTGGAGGATTTGCTCACAAACACAACATGTCTTTTTGTATCGAACCAATACCACGTCAACAAGAGAATGATATATTCACTACCTCATCGGAGGTAATCGAGTTTCTAAACCACGTTCATCAACCCGGTTTAGCTATAAATTTAGATACCGGCACTATGATAAGTAATCAGGAGGATCCACAAACCGTGGTTGCCAACGCTGTGGGGATGATCGGACATGTTCATTTTAGCAGTCCAGGTCTGGGACGTGTTCAAGTAGATAATGCAATATACCAGGAAGTAGTGACGCTAACAATGAATAAATCATATGCCGGTTATTACTCAGTAGAAATGGTGCCAAAGCCCGATAATCTATCGGATGATTTAACTGAATCAATAAATGCCGCAAAGCACTGGTATGCACAAGCGAGTAAGCATCAAGAACCGTAA
- a CDS encoding FAD-dependent oxidoreductase — translation MPQSTGMHKRVSIKNRKQCDVIILGAGIYGLYAALVLAKKHKHIIVVDIDSNIFGRASMVNQARLHNGYHYPRSIETAEKTAYYYNRFARDFESSINASFKQIYAISSNRSKTSPDEYIQFCLKVGIPIRACDTDRYFVPGSTLAAFETKECSFDFFKVKNELRKRISRKSNISIELNKELTNIVKDDTDYVIEFDNTHSIRTSYVVNATYASVNQINARFGLEKYKIKYELCEVCLCKASSKMKGAGLTVADGLYFSIMPFGLQPLHTLTSVMHTPQQASYDEQPSFPCQPKSHGTCSSRQLGNCNTCIAKPPTAWENMVSLSKKYLVSNINLDYQGSMFAIKPILLASEIDDSRPTVIRQLSTKPRFISVLSGKINTIYDLDDRL, via the coding sequence ATGCCGCAAAGCACTGGTATGCACAAGCGAGTAAGCATCAAGAACCGTAAACAATGTGATGTAATAATATTGGGGGCTGGTATATATGGTCTTTACGCTGCGTTAGTATTGGCCAAAAAGCACAAACACATTATCGTGGTCGATATTGATTCCAATATTTTCGGTAGGGCCAGTATGGTGAATCAAGCCAGACTACATAATGGGTATCATTATCCTCGTAGTATAGAAACAGCGGAAAAAACGGCGTATTACTACAATAGATTTGCTAGAGATTTTGAATCATCAATTAACGCGTCGTTTAAACAAATATATGCGATTTCATCAAACAGGTCGAAAACTAGCCCTGATGAATATATCCAATTTTGTCTAAAAGTTGGCATTCCGATTCGCGCATGTGATACTGATAGATACTTTGTGCCAGGCTCCACTCTGGCCGCGTTCGAAACGAAGGAGTGTAGCTTTGATTTTTTTAAAGTGAAAAACGAATTACGAAAAAGAATCTCACGCAAGAGCAACATTAGCATTGAGCTAAATAAAGAGCTAACCAACATCGTTAAAGATGACACGGACTACGTAATAGAATTTGATAATACGCACAGTATCAGGACTTCTTATGTTGTAAACGCCACGTATGCTAGCGTGAACCAAATAAACGCTAGGTTTGGTCTTGAGAAATACAAAATAAAATATGAGTTGTGCGAGGTATGTTTATGTAAAGCATCAAGCAAAATGAAAGGCGCTGGCCTTACTGTTGCTGATGGTTTATATTTTTCCATCATGCCTTTTGGTTTACAACCATTACACACGTTGACCTCGGTTATGCACACACCCCAACAGGCGTCATATGATGAACAGCCGTCCTTCCCTTGCCAGCCCAAATCGCACGGTACTTGCTCTTCGCGGCAATTAGGCAATTGCAACACGTGTATCGCAAAACCGCCTACAGCCTGGGAGAATATGGTAAGTTTGTCGAAAAAATATTTGGTGTCAAATATCAATCTTGACTATCAGGGGTCGATGTTTGCGATCAAGCCAATACTATTAGCTTCTGAAATTGATGATTCTAGACCGACAGTTATTCGTCAGTTATCGACTAAACCTAGATTCATAAGCGTATTGTCTGGAAAAATAAATACCATATACGATCTTGATGACCGCTTATAA
- the glyA gene encoding serine hydroxymethyltransferase: MLPLSQLTPHDRPVAAAIQAELERQRHGLEMIPSENFPSLNVLAALGSVLNNKYAEGYPGKRYYGGTEFVDTIEQLAIDRAKQLFGAEHVNVQPLSGAPANIAVYSALLEPGDTVLGMDLSHGGHLTHGHPVTWMSKLFKFIRYKTTPTGEIDYEQVRDLALEHHPKLILCGYSAYSREIDYQKFKDIAEEIGAYTMADIAHPAGLVAAGVMKNPVPLFDVVTTTTHKTLRGPRGGMIMCRNDLAKKIDAAVFPGFQGGPHEHQIAAKAIAFGEALQPEFEDYGAQVLRNARALAESLAAGGLPIMFGRTENHLVLVDVTSFGIGGKQAQAILDNVRITVNKNMIPDDIRPPMDPSGIRLGSPALTTRGFTESDMRRIGTAIVERLRYPDSEEVRERTLGLVKELADMHPLYPELN; the protein is encoded by the coding sequence ATCCTGCCACTATCACAGCTGACGCCACACGATCGGCCGGTGGCTGCGGCTATCCAGGCTGAATTGGAACGGCAGCGCCATGGGCTGGAAATGATCCCATCCGAAAACTTCCCATCGCTGAATGTGCTGGCTGCGCTGGGTTCGGTATTGAATAATAAATACGCCGAGGGCTATCCGGGCAAGCGGTATTATGGCGGCACGGAATTTGTCGACACGATCGAACAGCTGGCCATTGATCGAGCGAAGCAATTATTCGGTGCCGAGCATGTTAATGTGCAACCGCTATCCGGCGCGCCGGCCAATATCGCGGTCTACTCGGCCTTGCTCGAACCGGGCGACACCGTATTAGGCATGGACCTTTCGCACGGTGGACACCTGACGCATGGCCACCCGGTCACCTGGATGTCGAAGCTGTTCAAATTCATACGTTACAAGACCACACCGACCGGTGAGATCGACTACGAACAGGTACGAGACCTGGCGCTCGAACATCACCCAAAGCTGATTCTTTGCGGCTACTCGGCTTATTCGCGCGAGATCGATTATCAAAAATTCAAGGATATTGCCGAAGAAATCGGCGCCTACACTATGGCCGATATCGCCCACCCAGCCGGCCTAGTCGCTGCCGGAGTAATGAAGAACCCGGTGCCGTTGTTTGACGTTGTCACGACGACCACCCACAAGACACTGCGCGGACCGCGTGGGGGAATGATTATGTGTCGAAACGATCTAGCCAAGAAAATCGATGCGGCGGTATTTCCCGGATTTCAGGGCGGACCGCACGAACATCAGATTGCCGCCAAGGCAATTGCCTTTGGTGAGGCGCTACAACCAGAATTCGAAGACTATGGAGCCCAGGTGCTGCGTAATGCCCGGGCGCTGGCCGAATCACTGGCGGCGGGCGGATTGCCGATTATGTTCGGTCGTACCGAAAATCATCTGGTCCTGGTTGATGTCACTTCGTTTGGTATCGGAGGCAAACAAGCTCAAGCCATATTGGACAACGTACGTATTACGGTGAATAAGAACATGATTCCAGACGACATCCGTCCGCCGATGGATCCGTCGGGTATCAGACTGGGTTCGCCGGCGCTCACCACGCGCGGTTTTACGGAATCAGATATGCGCCGGATCGGCACCGCTATTGTTGAACGACTGCGCTACCCCGACAGCGAGGAAGTGCGTGAACGCACCCTTGGCTTGGTAAAAGAATTAGCCGATATGCATCCGCTATATCCGGAGCTAAACTGA
- a CDS encoding bifunctional 5,10-methylenetetrahydrofolate dehydrogenase/5,10-methenyltetrahydrofolate cyclohydrolase, which yields MKSIDGRALAQHLRNDIKNEITQSGIKPGLAIVLVGDDPASQLYVSLKERACQEVGIVFEKHLLPTDALAEQVIGLIEELNERADIHGIVVQLPLPHHLNEDNIISAINPLKDADGFHPDNLASLAAEKPKLMPALTLSILDLIHSTGVNVQDRLVVVLANSRVFYKPQAQVLQQAGARTEFVGTDVTSPFVLEADIVIIALGKPGVLKAEHVKDGVVIIDVGITKTAQGVVGDADPESLAAKSGWLTPVPGGVGPMTVAHLLGNTVQAARMLQAHQPPPTSK from the coding sequence ATGAAATCTATCGATGGTCGAGCGCTGGCCCAACATCTCAGGAATGATATTAAAAACGAAATCACTCAATCGGGAATCAAACCCGGACTGGCTATTGTTTTAGTCGGTGATGATCCGGCCTCACAGCTATACGTCAGCCTGAAGGAACGTGCCTGCCAAGAGGTGGGCATTGTCTTCGAAAAACACCTGCTGCCGACTGATGCGCTAGCCGAGCAGGTGATTGGCTTGATTGAAGAATTAAACGAGCGCGCCGATATCCATGGCATAGTGGTTCAATTGCCACTGCCGCATCACTTGAACGAGGACAATATTATTTCCGCGATCAATCCGCTAAAAGACGCCGATGGTTTTCATCCAGACAATCTGGCCAGCTTAGCGGCCGAGAAGCCCAAGCTAATGCCGGCGCTGACTTTGAGCATTTTGGATTTGATTCATAGCACGGGTGTCAACGTGCAAGACCGGCTGGTTGTGGTACTTGCCAACAGCCGCGTTTTTTATAAACCCCAGGCTCAGGTATTGCAGCAAGCCGGTGCTCGGACAGAGTTTGTCGGCACGGACGTAACCAGTCCGTTCGTACTCGAGGCGGATATTGTTATCATTGCTCTTGGTAAGCCGGGGGTGCTGAAGGCCGAACACGTAAAAGATGGGGTAGTGATAATCGACGTGGGAATAACCAAGACAGCTCAGGGCGTGGTTGGAGATGCCGATCCGGAATCATTGGCAGCAAAATCCGGATGGCTAACCCCGGTGCCGGGTGGAGTCGGGCCAATGACAGTGGCGCACTTATTGGGCAATACTGTGCAAGCGGCGCGGATGCTGCAGGCTCACCAACCACCCCCTACTTCAAAATAA